A portion of the Penaeus monodon isolate SGIC_2016 chromosome 28, NSTDA_Pmon_1, whole genome shotgun sequence genome contains these proteins:
- the LOC119591015 gene encoding zinc finger protein 512B-like produces MTIGSPVTVSSPSGFKSTMTIGSPVSVSSPAQTTTTVVSGPESASSPPRIGTSTHVTGTVGIASPASVSNARSVGTSASVAVGSPVSVSSTASAGSGGSVKSIMTVGSPVSVGSHGVTTAGTVFTHGSRGRGDGDHGSRRTSGSFSITKAHVTHVGTFEGRDIIDHIFDGDNFSVTKARLTHVGTLPPSGSSGASRDYSR; encoded by the exons ATGACAATCGGCAGCCCTGTCACTGTTAGCAGTCCTTCGGGCTTTAAGAGCACGATGACAATTGGCAGCCCTGTAAGCGTGAGTTCTCCCGCGCAGACTACAACCACAGTCGTTAGCGGACCCGAGAGTGCTAGCAGTCCTCCAAGGATTGGAACTTCTACACATGTTACAGGCACTGTGGGTATTGCTAGTCCTGCAAGTGTTAGTAACGCTAGAAGTGTAGGAACATCCGCAAGTGTTGCTGTTGGCAGCCCTGTGAGCGTTAGTAGTACAGCAAGTGCTGGAAGTGGAGGAAGTGTCAAGAGCATCATGACAGTTGGCAGCCCCGTGAGCGTCGGCAGCCACGGCGTCACGACCGCAGGCACTGTCTTCACCCATGGCAGCAGAGGTCGAG GCGATGGTGACCACGGCAGCAGGAGAACCAGTGGTTCCTTTAGCATCACGAAGGCCCACGTGACACACGTTGGCACCTTCGAAGGCCGTGACATTATAGATCACATATTTG ATGGCGATAACTTCAGCGTCACTAAAGCTCGACTGACCCACGTTGGCACTCTGCCCCCGTCAGGCTCTTCCGGTGCCAGTCGAG ATTACAGCAGATAA
- the LOC119591228 gene encoding uncharacterized PE-PGRS family protein PE_PGRS10-like, giving the protein MIGISGSGGGLSSLDGLSALDGQLSGFDGGLTSFDGAIASALVGGVADGLGGAGSGFAGSGGGAGSGLGSGADFGVSGGGVGGQGGLSAGGGLAGSFTAAVPGGGDVGVGLPRGGAVSPGGGGGGAAGPGLPVGGVADGAGSLLGTSFGVGSPVDTFGVGSPVDTSVGIGSPLDTSVGVGGPIDTFVGVGSPIDTSFGLVDTLVSVDSPVAASLGTGTPTDASIGIGSHGDASVGIADASVGGLIGSPVDVSAGLDGSGALTADPAAGSISTGSTGTVVSGSPGGASAPAPTLKSFMNFGSPVSVGTSASAAGSMTVALSVLAVL; this is encoded by the exons ATGATAGGCATAAGTGGATCAGGCGGTGGATTAAGCAGCCTAGATGGACTGAGTGCTCTAGACGGCCAGCTGAGTGGATTTGATGGAGGACTGACAAGCTTTGACGGTGCCATCGCCTCTGCTCTTGTCGGTGGAGTGGCAGACGGATTAGGTGGAGCGGGAAGTGGATTTGCGGGTTCCGGAGGTGGAGCGGGAAGTGGATTAGGTAGCGGGGCGGACTTTGGTGTATCCGGTGGAGGAGTAGGGGGCCAGGGCGGACTGAGTGCGGGTGGAGGACTTGCAGGCTCCTTCACCGCTGCAGTCCCTGGCGGAGGCGATGTTGGCGTTGGACTTCCTCGGGGAGGGGCTGTTAGTCCCGGAGGCGGCGGGGGGGGCGCCGCTGGCCCTGGGTTGCCCGTCGGAGGCGTGGCCGATGGCGCTGGTAGCCTTCTTGGTACATCCTTTGGCGTTGGTAGCCCTGTTGATACCTTTGGCGTTGGTAGCCCTGTTGATACATCCGTTGGCATTGGTAGCCCTCTTGATACATCCGTTGGCGTTGGTGGCCCTATTGATACATTCGTTGGTGTTGGTAGCCCTATTGATACGTCCTTTGGCCTTGTTGATACCCTAGTTAGTGTTGATAGCCCTGTCGCTGCCTCCCTTGGTACTGGTACCCCGACTGATGCCTCCATTGGCATCGGCAGCCATGGCGATGCCTCAGTTGGTATTGCTGATGCATCCGTTGGAGGTCTCATCGGCAGCCCTGTCGACGTCTCCGCTGGTCTGGATGGGTCTGGCGCCCTCACAGCAGACCCTGCTGCGGGGTCGATCAGTACTGGGAGCACGGGTACTGTTGTTTCTGGCAGCCCCGGGGGTGCTAGCGCCCCCGCTCCAACCCTCAAAAGCTTCATGAATTTCGGAAGCCCCGTCAGTGTTGGCACATCTGCAAGTGCTGCAGGCTCTATGACAGTTG CCCTGTCAGTGTTAGCAGTCCTCTGA